Proteins from a genomic interval of Salipiger sp. CCB-MM3:
- a CDS encoding ABC transporter substrate-binding protein produces MMHRLAGSAALIATLCAGAALADPVTFTDIAGREVTVDAPVERIILGEGRQVYLLGILDREDPFERVVGWRQDLLEADPDSYHIYAEKFPQLKDLPTFGGFKDGTFDVEQAAALKPELVLMNLESKAATEDAGYDEKLAKLGISIAYVDFREDPMAHSVESMRIMGKVTGKEDQAEEYIDFVEAQMARVTDTLAGAEFDRPKVFVDRAGGYSDDCCMTFGPGNFGEYVEIAGGINIAGDILPSTFGTLNPEQIIAANPDQVIVTGGQWDAYVPGGNWVGMGPGSDMDVARGKLEALTQRTAMTGINAVEAGQFHAIWHQFYDNPYYFVAVQKIATWLHPELFADLDPEATLKELHTRFLPVDYKPGYWVSLSDD; encoded by the coding sequence ATGATGCACCGCCTTGCCGGTTCCGCGGCCCTGATCGCCACGCTTTGCGCTGGTGCCGCGCTGGCCGATCCTGTGACCTTCACTGACATCGCAGGACGCGAGGTGACCGTCGACGCGCCGGTCGAGCGGATCATCCTCGGCGAGGGGCGGCAAGTGTATCTGCTGGGCATTCTCGACCGCGAGGATCCCTTCGAGCGGGTCGTCGGCTGGCGTCAGGACCTGCTGGAGGCGGATCCCGACAGCTACCACATCTACGCTGAGAAATTCCCGCAGCTGAAGGATCTGCCCACCTTCGGCGGGTTCAAGGACGGCACCTTTGACGTTGAACAGGCCGCCGCGCTGAAACCAGAACTGGTGCTGATGAACCTCGAGTCCAAGGCGGCGACCGAGGACGCGGGCTATGACGAGAAACTCGCCAAGCTGGGCATCTCGATTGCCTATGTCGACTTCCGCGAGGATCCGATGGCGCACAGCGTCGAATCCATGCGCATCATGGGCAAGGTCACCGGCAAGGAAGATCAGGCCGAAGAGTACATCGACTTTGTCGAGGCGCAGATGGCGCGGGTGACCGACACGCTTGCCGGTGCCGAATTCGACCGGCCCAAGGTCTTCGTCGACCGCGCGGGCGGCTATTCGGACGATTGCTGCATGACCTTTGGTCCCGGCAACTTCGGCGAATACGTCGAAATCGCCGGTGGCATCAATATCGCAGGAGACATCCTGCCCTCGACTTTCGGCACGCTGAATCCCGAGCAGATCATCGCTGCTAACCCCGACCAGGTCATCGTTACCGGTGGCCAGTGGGACGCCTATGTGCCCGGCGGCAACTGGGTCGGCATGGGGCCTGGCTCGGACATGGACGTGGCGCGCGGCAAGCTGGAGGCGCTGACCCAGCGCACTGCGATGACCGGGATCAATGCGGTGGAGGCCGGTCAGTTTCACGCCATCTGGCACCAGTTCTACGACAATCCGTACTACTTCGTCGCCGTGCAGAAGATCGCCACCTGGCTGCATCCCGAGCTCTTTGCCGATCTCGATCCCGAAGCGACTTTGAAAGAGCTTCACACGCGGTTCCTGCCGGTGGACTACAAGCCCGGCTATTGGGTGTCGCTGAGCGATGACTGA
- a CDS encoding FecCD family ABC transporter permease, with product MTDIGSATGSNTGRDFYRALVLRRQLILLGLGLALLLAFCADLALGPASYSLSEVARTLVMPGTVDERMKVIVWDIRMPVALMALVVGASLSIAGTQMQSILNNPLASPFTLGISAGAGFGAALALAFGVALFPFAVDYIIPVNAFLMAMLTALAIYALSLRRGVTSETIILLGIALVFIFNALMSLIQFFASQQAVAAVVFWTMGSLTKATWPKLVIACAALALSLPLLARRGWALTAMRLGDAKAESMGVRPGRVRLEVLMIVSLLAAISVSFVGTIGFVGLVGPHIARMLVGEDQRFLLPGAALSGALILSVGSVLSKMAIPGTVIPIGIVTAIVGIPFFLYLILSRRGSAW from the coding sequence ATGACTGACATTGGATCTGCAACCGGATCGAACACGGGGCGCGATTTCTATCGCGCCCTCGTGCTTCGCAGGCAGCTGATCCTGCTGGGCCTTGGGCTGGCGCTCTTGCTGGCCTTCTGCGCCGATCTCGCGCTCGGTCCTGCGAGCTACTCGCTGAGCGAGGTGGCCCGCACGCTGGTGATGCCGGGCACCGTGGACGAGCGGATGAAGGTCATCGTCTGGGACATCCGTATGCCCGTGGCCCTAATGGCGCTGGTGGTTGGGGCAAGCCTGTCGATCGCCGGCACGCAGATGCAGAGCATCCTCAATAATCCGCTCGCCAGCCCCTTCACGCTGGGCATCTCGGCGGGGGCCGGCTTTGGCGCCGCGCTGGCGCTGGCCTTCGGGGTGGCGCTTTTCCCCTTTGCCGTTGATTACATCATCCCGGTCAATGCCTTCCTTATGGCGATGCTAACGGCGCTGGCGATCTATGCGCTCAGTCTGCGGCGCGGGGTGACCAGCGAGACGATCATCCTGCTGGGCATCGCGCTGGTCTTCATCTTCAACGCGCTGATGTCGCTGATCCAGTTCTTCGCAAGCCAGCAGGCGGTGGCCGCGGTGGTGTTCTGGACCATGGGTAGCCTCACCAAGGCCACTTGGCCTAAGCTCGTTATCGCCTGCGCCGCGTTGGCGCTCTCGCTGCCGCTGCTGGCGCGGCGGGGCTGGGCACTGACCGCGATGCGGCTCGGTGACGCCAAGGCCGAGAGCATGGGCGTGCGCCCGGGCAGGGTGCGGCTGGAGGTGCTGATGATCGTCAGCCTGCTGGCGGCGATCTCGGTCTCCTTTGTTGGCACCATCGGCTTCGTTGGTCTTGTCGGCCCGCATATCGCGCGGATGCTGGTGGGCGAGGATCAGCGCTTCCTGCTGCCCGGCGCGGCGCTTTCCGGGGCGCTGATCCTGTCGGTGGGCTCCGTCCTGTCGAAGATGGCTATCCCGGGAACGGTGATCCCCATCGGCATCGTCACGGCGATCGTCGGCATTCCTTTCTTCCTTTACCTCATCCTCAGCCGGAGGGGCAGCGCATGGTAA
- a CDS encoding ABC transporter ATP-binding protein — MVSLELRDLSACYGGREVLAGITTPKLNGGQVVSLLGPNGAGKSTLFKRIFGLLKGAGEVRIEGAETPRPIAYMPQDDGTRPALSVYEAVLLSRMQGRRLQVSTEDHAEVDRVVALLDMGPLRGRSVGDLSGGQRQIVSVAQALVQRPQIVLMDEPTSALDLSRQIGLQTLMRSLAREQGLLVMIAQHDLGHALRFTDACLVIAQGGLAACGATGEVITPSLLGDIFEVEARVECCSKGIPQLMVDRCLTEGAEDGVNGETRAPGLALC, encoded by the coding sequence ATGGTAAGCCTCGAACTGCGCGATCTGTCGGCCTGCTACGGTGGCCGTGAGGTGCTCGCGGGCATTACCACCCCAAAGCTGAACGGCGGGCAGGTGGTCTCGCTGCTGGGGCCGAACGGGGCGGGTAAATCTACGCTGTTCAAGCGCATCTTCGGTCTGCTCAAAGGTGCGGGCGAGGTTCGGATCGAGGGCGCCGAGACGCCGCGCCCTATCGCCTATATGCCGCAGGACGATGGCACGCGCCCGGCGCTCTCGGTCTACGAGGCGGTGCTGCTCTCGCGGATGCAGGGGCGGCGGCTGCAGGTCTCGACCGAAGATCACGCCGAGGTCGACCGAGTGGTCGCCCTGCTCGATATGGGGCCCCTGCGCGGACGCTCTGTGGGTGATCTGAGCGGCGGGCAGCGGCAGATCGTCAGCGTGGCGCAGGCGCTGGTGCAGCGCCCGCAGATCGTGCTGATGGACGAGCCGACCTCGGCGCTGGACCTCTCGCGGCAGATCGGGCTGCAGACGCTGATGCGGAGCCTCGCGCGCGAGCAGGGGCTGCTGGTGATGATCGCACAGCACGATCTCGGCCACGCGCTGCGGTTCACCGACGCCTGCCTGGTGATCGCACAGGGCGGCCTTGCGGCCTGCGGGGCGACCGGCGAGGTGATCACGCCCTCGCTGTTGGGCGATATTTTCGAGGTCGAGGCGCGGGTCGAGTGCTGCTCCAAGGGTATTCCGCAGCTTATGGTTGATCGTTGCCTTACGGAAGGCGCCGAGGACGGGGTCAACGGAGAGACACGCGCCCCGGGACTCGCGCTCTGCTGA
- a CDS encoding GNAT family N-acetyltransferase: MSVQDQSDLALPPGSAELMPPEALARHRAFMRREAPKVESDWMQVDTFKARIEPVDASMIDRLHELTVSVFWPHRASDIELVLSLGTGYLALDEIGRPLSSVMGFPSDDDFTMLGMMVTTPRLQSQGTGGRLLRRVMTEQAGRDLRLSATRQGYRLYEGAGFTPVRLVYQHQGVARSIRPPEPVQGVSVRPMEQGDLAAIRALDAHAYGAARTAILDALLAVSEVIVSERGGEIEGYAMIRNFGKGRVIGPLVAEQDGVAMQLAAEFIMANEGVFLRLDTIIESERFEAFVSAAGLGVYDTVTDMRYGRLRRAESGPMTYGLAMQSLG; this comes from the coding sequence ATGAGCGTCCAAGACCAGTCCGATCTCGCACTGCCGCCCGGCAGCGCCGAACTGATGCCGCCCGAGGCTCTGGCCCGCCACCGCGCCTTCATGCGTCGCGAGGCACCGAAGGTGGAAAGCGACTGGATGCAGGTCGACACCTTTAAGGCGCGGATCGAGCCGGTGGATGCCTCAATGATCGACCGGCTGCACGAGTTGACGGTCAGCGTCTTCTGGCCGCATCGCGCCTCGGACATCGAATTGGTCCTGTCGCTCGGCACCGGCTATCTGGCGCTGGACGAGATCGGGCGCCCGCTGAGCTCGGTCATGGGCTTTCCGAGCGACGATGACTTCACGATGCTGGGGATGATGGTCACCACGCCGAGGCTGCAGTCGCAGGGCACTGGCGGGCGGCTGCTGCGGCGGGTGATGACCGAGCAGGCGGGGCGCGATCTGCGGCTTTCGGCGACTCGGCAGGGGTACCGGCTCTACGAAGGCGCGGGGTTCACACCGGTTAGACTGGTCTACCAGCACCAGGGCGTCGCCAGGTCGATCCGTCCGCCCGAGCCGGTGCAGGGCGTGTCGGTGCGCCCGATGGAGCAAGGCGACCTTGCGGCGATCCGTGCGCTCGATGCGCATGCCTACGGCGCTGCGCGCACGGCGATCCTCGACGCGCTGCTGGCGGTCTCCGAGGTCATCGTCTCAGAGCGTGGTGGCGAGATCGAGGGCTACGCGATGATCCGCAACTTCGGCAAGGGCCGGGTCATCGGCCCGCTTGTTGCCGAGCAGGACGGCGTCGCGATGCAATTGGCCGCCGAGTTCATCATGGCCAATGAGGGCGTGTTCCTGCGTCTCGACACGATCATCGAAAGCGAGCGTTTCGAGGCCTTCGTCTCGGCCGCAGGGCTCGGCGTCTACGACACGGTCACCGACATGCGCTATGGACGCCTGCGCCGGGCGGAAAGCGGGCCGATGACCTACGGGCTGGCGATGCAGTCACTGGGATGA
- a CDS encoding NAD(P)/FAD-dependent oxidoreductase, whose translation MQYQSYWHATSTPFASAQPGPVEGKVDVVVIGAGFTGLNAARKLAREGVSVAVLEACHVGFGGSGRNGGHLNNGMAHGYGEAKAHLGEERAKTLWQAYDRSIDMIEDVIAEEGIACDFRRCGKLKLASKVSHVAGLRSNFETIHREVDADTRFLEKHELADEVGSEQFHGGMLYGKSAMMHMGRYVTGLADAAHRHGAKIWEDAPVTGRRREGSGWLIETPKGSIRAERVIAATNAYSNSVEKAPLGFFKKRIISVGSFIVATRPLSDAEIAATLPGNRTYVTSMNIGNYFRLSPDKRMIFGGRARFSATSDQSSDAKSGKVLRAALSQIFPQLAKVELDYCWGGMVGMTKDRFPRTGEADGMLYGMGYSGHGAQISTLMGQVLADMAMGRTDTNPLQGLDWPKVPLHSGKPWFLPLVGMYFGLKDRIS comes from the coding sequence ATGCAATATCAGTCCTACTGGCACGCCACCTCGACCCCCTTTGCCTCGGCCCAGCCGGGTCCGGTCGAGGGCAAGGTCGACGTGGTCGTCATCGGGGCCGGGTTCACCGGCCTCAACGCCGCCCGCAAGCTGGCCCGCGAGGGTGTGAGCGTTGCGGTGCTCGAAGCCTGTCACGTCGGCTTCGGCGGCTCAGGCCGCAACGGCGGCCATCTCAACAACGGCATGGCGCATGGCTACGGCGAGGCCAAGGCGCATCTTGGCGAAGAGCGCGCCAAAACGCTCTGGCAGGCCTACGACCGGTCGATCGACATGATCGAAGACGTGATCGCGGAGGAAGGCATCGCCTGCGACTTCCGCCGCTGCGGCAAGCTCAAGCTCGCCTCCAAGGTCAGCCATGTCGCGGGGCTGCGTTCCAATTTCGAAACGATCCACCGCGAGGTGGACGCCGATACCCGCTTCCTGGAAAAGCACGAGTTGGCGGATGAGGTCGGCTCGGAGCAGTTCCACGGCGGAATGCTCTACGGCAAGTCGGCGATGATGCACATGGGCCGCTACGTGACCGGGCTGGCGGATGCCGCCCACCGCCATGGTGCCAAGATCTGGGAAGACGCCCCGGTCACCGGGCGCAGACGCGAGGGCAGCGGCTGGCTGATCGAGACCCCGAAGGGGTCGATCCGCGCCGAGCGGGTGATCGCCGCGACCAACGCCTATTCGAACAGTGTCGAGAAGGCCCCGCTGGGGTTCTTCAAGAAGCGGATCATCTCGGTCGGCTCCTTCATTGTGGCCACCCGCCCGCTCAGCGATGCCGAGATCGCTGCAACGCTGCCGGGCAACCGCACCTATGTCACCTCGATGAACATCGGCAACTACTTCCGCCTGTCGCCGGACAAGCGAATGATCTTCGGCGGGCGGGCGCGGTTCTCGGCGACCTCTGACCAGAGCTCGGACGCCAAGTCCGGCAAAGTGCTGCGCGCGGCGCTCTCGCAGATATTCCCGCAGTTGGCCAAGGTCGAGCTGGACTATTGCTGGGGCGGCATGGTCGGCATGACCAAGGACCGCTTCCCGCGCACCGGAGAGGCCGACGGCATGCTCTACGGCATGGGCTACTCGGGCCACGGCGCGCAGATCTCGACGCTGATGGGGCAGGTTCTTGCGGATATGGCCATGGGCCGGACCGACACCAACCCGCTGCAGGGGCTCGACTGGCCCAAGGTGCCGCTGCATTCGGGCAAACCGTGGTTCCTGCCGCTGGTGGGCATGTATTTCGGCCTGAAGGACCGGATTTCCTGA
- a CDS encoding haloacid dehalogenase type II, translated as MTFRPKFITFDCHGTMIYFDMAGAARDFYGEQLGAEKIEVFIRDFSAYRLDEVLGAWKPYAEVVHNALERTCKRNGVSFDPEIAAKIYDRVPTWGPNPDVPAGLAKIAPHIPLVALTNSMNSQIPHNIAKLGAPIAHVFTAESAQAYKPQMRAFEYMFDELGCGPEDVLHVSSSFRYDLMTAHDLGIKQKVWVNRGHEPANPFYGYTEIKDISGLPGVVGL; from the coding sequence ATGACCTTCCGCCCCAAATTCATCACCTTCGATTGTCACGGCACGATGATCTATTTCGACATGGCCGGCGCAGCGCGCGACTTCTACGGCGAGCAGCTTGGGGCCGAGAAGATCGAAGTCTTCATCCGCGACTTCTCTGCCTACCGGCTCGACGAGGTGCTGGGCGCGTGGAAGCCCTATGCCGAGGTGGTGCACAACGCTCTGGAGCGCACCTGCAAGCGCAACGGCGTCTCCTTTGACCCCGAGATCGCGGCGAAGATTTATGATCGCGTGCCGACCTGGGGCCCGAACCCCGACGTCCCCGCCGGTCTTGCCAAGATCGCCCCGCACATCCCGCTGGTGGCGCTCACCAACTCGATGAACAGCCAGATCCCGCACAATATCGCCAAGCTCGGCGCGCCGATCGCGCATGTGTTTACCGCCGAGAGCGCGCAGGCCTACAAACCGCAGATGCGCGCCTTCGAATACATGTTCGACGAACTGGGCTGCGGGCCGGAAGACGTGCTGCACGTCTCCTCCTCCTTCCGCTACGACCTGATGACCGCGCATGATCTGGGGATCAAACAAAAGGTTTGGGTCAACCGCGGCCACGAACCGGCGAACCCTTTCTACGGCTATACCGAGATCAAGGACATCTCCGGGCTTCCCGGCGTCGTCGGCCTGTAA
- a CDS encoding cupin domain-containing protein translates to MALLVPVETAPTFAPKEGTAAPDRLIEGAPAYKTWELDTALAEAAHWGKIRTGVWEATEGKTISIKGETFEFCHILSGRCEIAEDGGESHVFGPGDSFIMKPGFTGTWNTLETVRKIFVIAS, encoded by the coding sequence ATGGCCCTGCTCGTACCTGTTGAAACCGCTCCCACTTTTGCCCCTAAGGAGGGCACCGCCGCACCCGACCGCCTGATCGAGGGCGCGCCCGCCTACAAGACATGGGAGCTTGACACCGCGCTGGCTGAAGCCGCCCACTGGGGCAAGATCCGCACCGGCGTCTGGGAGGCCACCGAAGGCAAGACCATCTCGATCAAGGGTGAGACGTTCGAGTTCTGCCACATCCTCTCGGGGCGCTGCGAGATCGCCGAGGATGGCGGCGAGAGCCATGTTTTCGGCCCCGGCGACAGCTTCATCATGAAGCCTGGCTTCACCGGCACCTGGAACACGCTCGAGACGGTGCGCAAGATCTTCGTGATCGCCTCCTGA
- the argE gene encoding acetylornithine deacetylase translates to MRAAEILERLVAFPSVVGTSNTALMDYVAHYLSGHGARVTRLVGPEGDRENLFATIGDPSVPGYILSGHVDVVPAQEPGWLGDPFVLRRDGARLIGRGACDMKGFDAAVLAAVPELAAMPLKAPVHIALSYDEEAGCRGVRHLLAKLPELCAAPLGCIVGEPSGLVPVLAHKGKAALRLVATGVSGHSSRPDLGNNAIHALAPALSAAVVLAESLKSGPQDARFAPSHSTVQIGTVSGGQALNIIPDRAEACIEARAIPGVDPRQVLAPLLEVPGGIDAEWLSDYPALALDADHPLAALASEISGHAPLQAVSYGTEAGLFQQAGVPSIVCGPGDIARAHKPEEYLTEAELAGATEMVLSFGRSLC, encoded by the coding sequence ATGCGGGCAGCGGAGATCCTCGAAAGGCTCGTCGCCTTTCCCAGTGTCGTCGGCACCTCGAACACGGCGCTGATGGATTACGTCGCGCACTATCTTTCGGGGCACGGCGCGCGGGTCACCCGCTTGGTTGGCCCCGAGGGCGACCGCGAGAACCTCTTTGCCACGATCGGCGATCCGTCGGTGCCCGGCTACATCCTGTCGGGTCATGTTGACGTGGTGCCGGCGCAGGAGCCGGGCTGGCTGGGCGATCCCTTCGTGCTGCGGCGGGATGGCGCGCGGCTTATCGGCCGCGGCGCCTGCGACATGAAAGGGTTCGATGCTGCCGTGCTCGCTGCGGTGCCGGAGCTTGCTGCGATGCCGCTGAAGGCGCCGGTCCACATCGCGCTTTCCTACGACGAGGAGGCGGGCTGCCGCGGCGTGCGGCACCTGCTGGCGAAACTGCCGGAGCTTTGCGCCGCACCGCTCGGTTGCATCGTCGGCGAACCCTCGGGGCTGGTGCCGGTGCTCGCGCACAAGGGCAAGGCCGCGCTGCGGCTGGTGGCGACGGGCGTTTCGGGACATTCGTCGCGGCCCGACCTGGGCAACAATGCTATCCATGCGCTCGCGCCGGCGCTTTCTGCCGCTGTCGTGCTGGCCGAGAGCCTGAAGTCGGGCCCGCAGGACGCACGCTTCGCACCCTCCCATTCGACGGTGCAGATCGGCACCGTGTCGGGCGGGCAGGCGCTCAACATCATCCCGGACCGGGCCGAGGCCTGCATAGAGGCGCGCGCCATCCCCGGCGTCGATCCGCGGCAGGTGCTCGCGCCACTGCTGGAGGTTCCGGGGGGAATCGACGCCGAATGGCTGTCTGACTATCCGGCGCTGGCGCTCGACGCGGACCATCCGCTTGCGGCCCTCGCCTCCGAGATCTCGGGTCATGCGCCGCTGCAGGCCGTGTCCTACGGAACCGAAGCGGGGCTTTTCCAGCAGGCGGGCGTTCCCTCGATCGTCTGTGGTCCGGGTGACATAGCGCGGGCGCACAAGCCCGAGGAATACCTGACCGAGGCCGAACTGGCGGGCGCAACCGAGATGGTCCTGTCGTTCGGCCGGAGCCTCTGCTGA
- a CDS encoding GNAT family N-acetyltransferase has translation MTAAFPLAADAPEIILAPFSPDHLTGALRLSREAGWPHRAVDWDLTLSVSKGVVAVQGGEVVGTALCSLFGEVAAINMIIVDARMRGRGLGRKLMQAVLEIGGTRELRLTATADGLPLYEKLGFEATGEIFQHQGIAKATAPELPVQVAAKVDATALAAMDRAASGLDRAGLLATIAERGELLRAERGFALLREFGRGKVLGPVVAQDAETARALLAAGATRCAGEFLRVDLTDAALAPHAESLGLGHAGGGTAMKKAARAATDSEYTTYALTSQALG, from the coding sequence ATGACCGCTGCCTTCCCACTCGCGGCCGATGCGCCCGAGATCATCCTCGCCCCGTTTTCGCCCGACCACCTGACCGGTGCCCTGCGCCTCTCGCGCGAGGCCGGCTGGCCGCACCGTGCGGTGGACTGGGATCTGACGCTCTCGGTCTCGAAGGGTGTCGTGGCAGTGCAGGGGGGCGAGGTGGTGGGCACCGCGCTCTGCTCGCTTTTCGGAGAAGTGGCGGCGATTAACATGATCATCGTCGATGCGCGGATGCGGGGCAGGGGTCTCGGTCGCAAGCTCATGCAGGCGGTGCTCGAGATCGGTGGTACCCGCGAATTGCGCCTAACCGCCACCGCCGACGGGCTGCCGCTTTACGAGAAGCTGGGCTTCGAAGCGACGGGCGAGATCTTCCAGCATCAGGGCATCGCCAAGGCCACCGCGCCCGAGCTGCCGGTTCAGGTGGCGGCCAAGGTCGATGCGACCGCGTTGGCCGCTATGGATCGCGCCGCCAGCGGCCTTGACCGGGCAGGCCTGCTGGCCACCATCGCCGAACGCGGCGAGCTGCTGCGTGCCGAGCGCGGCTTTGCCCTCTTGCGCGAGTTTGGACGCGGCAAGGTGCTGGGCCCGGTGGTGGCGCAGGATGCCGAGACCGCGCGCGCGCTTCTGGCGGCTGGGGCGACGCGCTGCGCAGGAGAATTCCTGCGCGTGGATCTCACCGATGCCGCGCTGGCGCCCCATGCCGAGAGCCTCGGCCTCGGCCATGCGGGCGGTGGCACAGCGATGAAGAAGGCGGCCCGCGCCGCCACCGACAGCGAATATACAACCTACGCCCTCACCTCGCAGGCTTTGGGCTGA
- a CDS encoding aspartate aminotransferase family protein, whose translation MLTNSLVELDRQHLVHPVSSFRGHEARGVRVLRSASGATVTDAEGRELIDGFAGLWCVNAGYGHESVVEAAADQMRKLPYATGYFDLGAEAPIRLAAELAERSPGDLNHIYFSLGGSDAVDSTIRFIRYYWHAKGQPQRDQFISVEQGYHGSTTMGAGLTALPGFHEGFGVPYQWQHKISSHYIYRNPLKTEQEIIDASVAELKAKVAAIGEDKVAAFYVEPIQGSGGVLVPPKGWIKAMRDACAEMDILFVADEVITGFGRTGPLFASEEESIVPDLMTTAKGLTSGYVPMGAVFMRDHVYETIAEGAGAKAVGHGFTYSAHPVSAAVALEVLRLYEGGLLENGRKAGARLMAGLETLRDHPLVGDVRGRGMLAAVELVTDKEKKTPLPAAVQPATRLFDRAWEQGLIVRSFAQGIFGYAPPLCCTEAEIDAIVERTRTVLDLTLEDPEIRAVLA comes from the coding sequence ATGCTGACCAATTCCCTTGTCGAGCTGGACCGCCAGCACCTTGTCCATCCCGTCTCGTCCTTCCGAGGCCATGAGGCGCGCGGCGTGCGCGTGCTGCGGTCGGCATCCGGCGCCACCGTCACCGACGCCGAGGGTCGCGAGCTGATCGACGGTTTCGCGGGCCTGTGGTGCGTCAACGCTGGCTACGGCCACGAGAGCGTCGTCGAGGCCGCCGCTGATCAGATGCGCAAGCTGCCCTATGCCACCGGCTATTTCGATCTGGGTGCCGAGGCGCCGATTCGCCTTGCCGCCGAACTGGCCGAGCGCAGCCCGGGCGATCTCAACCACATCTACTTCAGCCTCGGCGGCTCGGACGCGGTGGACAGCACGATCCGCTTCATCCGCTACTACTGGCACGCGAAGGGCCAGCCGCAGCGCGACCAGTTCATCTCGGTCGAACAGGGCTACCACGGCTCCACCACCATGGGCGCTGGCCTCACCGCGCTGCCCGGCTTCCACGAGGGCTTTGGCGTGCCCTACCAGTGGCAGCACAAGATCTCGTCGCATTACATCTACCGCAACCCGCTTAAGACCGAGCAGGAGATCATCGACGCCTCCGTCGCCGAGCTGAAGGCCAAGGTTGCCGCCATCGGTGAAGACAAGGTCGCCGCCTTCTACGTCGAGCCCATCCAGGGCTCGGGCGGGGTGCTGGTGCCGCCGAAGGGCTGGATCAAGGCGATGCGCGACGCCTGCGCCGAGATGGACATCCTGTTTGTCGCGGACGAGGTGATCACTGGCTTTGGCCGTACCGGTCCGCTGTTCGCCAGCGAAGAGGAAAGCATCGTGCCCGACCTCATGACCACCGCCAAGGGCCTCACCTCGGGCTATGTGCCGATGGGCGCCGTCTTCATGCGCGATCATGTCTATGAGACCATCGCCGAGGGCGCGGGGGCCAAGGCGGTGGGTCACGGCTTTACCTACTCGGCGCATCCGGTCTCTGCCGCCGTCGCGCTGGAGGTGCTGCGTCTCTACGAAGGCGGGCTGCTGGAGAATGGCCGCAAGGCCGGGGCACGCCTGATGGCGGGGCTCGAGACGCTGCGCGATCACCCGCTGGTCGGCGATGTGCGCGGGCGCGGCATGCTGGCGGCCGTCGAGTTGGTCACCGACAAGGAAAAGAAAACGCCGCTGCCCGCCGCCGTGCAGCCCGCCACCCGTCTCTTTGATCGGGCATGGGAACAAGGGCTTATCGTGCGCAGCTTCGCGCAGGGCATCTTTGGCTACGCGCCGCCGCTCTGCTGCACCGAGGCCGAGATCGACGCCATCGTCGAGCGTACCCGCACCGTGCTCGACCTGACGCTGGAAGACCCGGAAATCCGCGCGGTTCTCGCCTGA
- a CDS encoding 2-hydroxyacid dehydrogenase: MALLFLSMPERAAVWQPLFEAAGVEMIVGEAAVTDPAAITHLVCWVPPQDLRRYPNLQVVISTGAGVDHMPPMPEGVQLARTLAPGIEEMVRDWVVMATLMLHREMPIYLGQQREGRWQNRPVPLARGTRVGIMGMGRIGQLAAETLRGMGFDVAGWSRSGRAVAGVEVFGATGMEDFLARSEILICLLPLTAETRGLMDASFFAKLPQGAKLVHAGRGAQLDMAALKEALDAGQLASAMLDVTDPEPLPEDHWAWDDPRIVITPHVAASTDAREGAQHALAVVRASREGTEIPGLVDQTRGY; encoded by the coding sequence ATGGCGCTGCTCTTTCTCTCCATGCCCGAGCGCGCCGCGGTCTGGCAGCCGCTGTTCGAGGCGGCGGGGGTCGAGATGATCGTGGGCGAGGCGGCGGTGACCGACCCCGCCGCGATCACCCATCTGGTGTGCTGGGTGCCGCCGCAGGATCTGCGGCGCTACCCGAACCTGCAGGTGGTGATCTCGACCGGCGCGGGGGTCGATCACATGCCCCCGATGCCCGAGGGCGTGCAGCTTGCCCGCACGCTGGCGCCGGGGATCGAGGAGATGGTGCGCGACTGGGTGGTGATGGCAACGCTGATGCTGCACCGCGAGATGCCGATCTATCTGGGTCAGCAGCGCGAAGGCCGCTGGCAGAACCGCCCGGTGCCGCTGGCGCGGGGCACGCGGGTCGGGATCATGGGCATGGGGCGGATCGGGCAACTGGCCGCTGAAACCCTGCGCGGCATGGGCTTTGACGTGGCGGGCTGGTCGCGCTCTGGCCGCGCCGTGGCCGGGGTCGAGGTCTTTGGCGCGACTGGCATGGAGGACTTCCTTGCCCGCAGCGAGATTCTCATCTGCCTGCTGCCGCTTACCGCCGAGACGCGCGGCCTGATGGACGCGAGCTTTTTCGCGAAGCTGCCCCAGGGCGCGAAGCTGGTCCACGCGGGGCGCGGCGCGCAGCTCGATATGGCGGCTCTGAAAGAGGCGCTCGACGCGGGCCAGCTTGCGTCTGCGATGCTCGACGTCACCGACCCCGAGCCGCTGCCCGAAGACCATTGGGCCTGGGACGATCCGCGCATCGTCATCACCCCGCATGTGGCCGCCAGCACTGATGCGCGCGAGGGCGCGCAGCACGCGCTCGCCGTGGTCCGCGCGTCCCGCGAGGGCACGGAAATCCCCGGTCTCGTGGATCAGACACGGGGCTACTGA